The proteins below come from a single Haliaeetus albicilla chromosome 22, bHalAlb1.1, whole genome shotgun sequence genomic window:
- the LOC138690608 gene encoding poly(A) polymerase gamma-like — MIAVLVSIKNCLCFATDTVFIKKKSALILRRQQNAILKDVISFSSVNTVLPAGYNVSCLEVIFYTFKAVLVSFEGISSPELGCYFFFSSRHYIVLTASASTKEHHLEWIGLVESKIRVLVGNLERNEFISIAHVKPQSFPGSRELCKQSGYVSMWFLGIVFRKVENAESVNVDLTCVIQSFKDTVYSQANYLSVLKEGMKIEAAHVKRKHLHHFLPAETLQKRKKQSMPGTSQNAGGLQRKRTSSDGSCLDSSRDTGSRTPDNSSLLHKISKVDTSTAGRERNAVYQKSNGANKREKLPRVAVPSVSKGPSIPVPDSSMY; from the exons ATGATTGCCGTACTGGTTAGCATA AAAAACTGTTTGTGTTTTGCCACTGacactgtttttattaaaaaaaaatcagctctgaTACTCAGAAGGCAGCAGAACGCAATTCTGAAGGATgtaatcagtttttcttcagttaatactgtgctgcctgcaggataTAATGTGTCTTGTCTGGAAGTCATTTTCTATACATTTAAGGcagttttggtttcatttgAAGGAATATCAAGTCCTGAGCTAGgatgttactttttcttttcttctagacATTATATTGTGCTGACTGCTAGTGCCTCTACTAAAGAGCATCACTTGGAGTG GATTGGCCTTGTGGAATCTAAAATTCGTGTGCTGGTTGGAAACTTGGAGAGGAATGAATTTATATCTATTGCACATGTAAAGCCACAGTCTTTCCCTGGCAGCCGAGAACTTTGTAAACA GAGTGGATATGTGTCAATGTGGTTTCTTGGAATCGTGTTTAGGAAagtggaaaatgcagaaagtgtTAACGTTGATTTAACGTGCGTTATACAGTCATTCAAGGATACAG TTTACAGCCAGGCTAACTACCTCAGTGTGCTAAAGGAAGGTATGAAGATCGAGGCAGCTCATGTGAAGAGAAAGCACCTCCACCattttttgcctgcagaaaccttacagaaaagaaagaag CAAAGCATGCCAGGTACTAGTCAAAATGCTGGTGGGCTTCAGCGCAAAAGGACTTCTTCAGATGGAAGCTGTTTGGACAGTTCCAGAGACACGGGCTCCAGAACACCAGATAATTCCTCTTTGTTACATAAGATTTCTAAAGTGGACACCTCTACAGCCGGGAGAGAAAG aaatgctgtgtaCCAGAAATCTAACGGTGCTAACAAGAGAGAGAAGCTACCTCGTGTAGCTGTGCCATCAGTGTCTAAGGGACCCTCCATTCCTGTTCCTGATTCAAGTATGTATTGA
- the LOC138690411 gene encoding poly(A) polymerase gamma-like, with amino-acid sequence MTVTPPAVLGCRVPVRRQAALASCLGPQGQSIPTTGHPGRGSTIGSAGGRPGWELTPRLQNQPPRHYGITSAISLAPPTDIDSIHTQKLLEAMKALGVFEEEEELNHRLVVLGRLNHLVKEWISELGESKNLPPSVVANGGGKIFTFGSYRLGVHTKGADIDVACVAPRHVERSDFFQSFFEKLKRQEEIKKLRAVEDAYVPVVKFEFDGIEIDLVFARLSVPTVADNLDLRDNSCLRSLDIRCIRSLNGCRVTDEILHLVPNKENFRLTLRAVKLWAKRRGIYSNVLGFLGGVSCAVLVARTCQLYPNALASTLVNKFFLVFSEWEWPRPVLLKQQEESNLNLPVWDPRVNPSDRYHVMPIITPAYPQQNSTYNVSTSTRAVMVEEFRHGKVLSMLINCLKGVILAI; translated from the exons ATGACTGTTACACCTCCCGCTGTTCTG GGCTGTCGGGTTCCTGTGCGAAGACAAGCAGCGTTAGCAAGTTGTCTGGGCCCCCAAGGACAGTCAATACCCACCACTG GTCATCCGGGGAGAGGCAGTACAATTGGCTCAGCGGGTGGCAGACCAGGCTGGGAACT taCTCCTAGGCTGCAGAACCAGCCTCCAAGGCACTATGGAATTACTTCTGCAATTAGCTTGGCTCCTCCTACAGATATAGATTCCATTCATACTCAGAAGCTGCTTGAAGCGATGAAAGCATTGGGGGTatttgaagaggaggaagaactgAATCACAG GCTGGTCGTTCTTGGTAGACTGAATCACTTGGTCAAAGAATGGATTTCAGAACTTGGTGAGAGCAAG AATCTTCCCCCTTCAGTAGTAGCAAATGGTGGTGGCAAAATATTTACGTTTGGTTCTTACAGGCTTGGAGTACACACTAAAG GTGCTGACATAGATGTGGCTTGTGTTGCTCCTAGACATGTAGAAAGATCGGATTTCTTTCAGTCgttctttgaaaaactaaaacgtcaggaggaaataaaaaagctaaGA GCAGTTGAAGATGCATATGTACCAGTTGTCAAGTTTGAGTTTGATGGCATTGAG atTGATCTCGTGTTTGCAAGACTGTCTGTGCCAACTGTTGCTGATAATCTTGATCTCAGAGACAACTCGTGTCTCAGAAGCCTGGATATAAGATGTATACGGAGCTTAAATG gctGCAGAGTTACTGATGAAATACTGCACCTAGTGCCAAATAAAGAGAACTTCCGGCTCACGCTCCGTGCAGTTAAACTGTGGGCAAAAC GACGTGGCATTTACTCCAACGTGCTGGGATTTCTTGGTGGGGTTTCCTGTGCTGTGCTAGTAGCGAGAACGTGTCAACTCTACCCAAACGCTTTGGCTTCTACTCTGGTGAACAAGTTCTTCTTGGTTTTTTCAGAATG GGAGTGGCCAAGACCTGTATTGCTGAAACAACAGGAAGAGAGCAATCTTAATTTACCAGTATGGGACCCCAGG GTGAACCCATCAGACCGATACCACGTAATGCCTATCATCACCCCAGCCTATCCGCAGCAGAACTCTACATACAACGTATCCACATCAACGCGAGCGGTAATGGTGGAGGAGTTCAGACATGGTAAAGTTCTTTCCATGCTTATTAACTGCTTAAAAGGTGTAATTCTTGCAATATGA